Proteins encoded by one window of Macaca fascicularis isolate 582-1 chromosome 10, T2T-MFA8v1.1:
- the CPXM1 gene encoding probable carboxypeptidase X1 — MWGLLLALAAFAPAVGPALGAPRNSVLDLAQPATTKVPGSIPARNSSLAQLPAETANGTSEQHVRIRIIKKKKVIMKKRKKLTRPTPLVTARPLVTPTPAGTLNPAEKQETGCPPLGLESLRVSDSRLEASSSQSFGLGPHRGRLNIQSGLEDGDLYDGAWCAEEQDTDPWFQVDAGHPTRFSGVITQGRNSVWRYDWVTSYKVQFSNDSRTWWGSRNHSSGMDAVFPANSDPETPVLNLLPEPQVARFIRLLPQTWLQGGTPCLRAEILACPVSDPNDLFLEASAPGSSDPLDFRHHNYKAMRKLMKQVHEQCPNITRIYSIGKSYQGLKLYVMEMSDQPGEHELGEPEVRYVAGMHGNEALGRELLLFLMQFLCHEFLRGNPRVTRLLTEMRIHLLPSMNPDGYEIAYHRGSELVGWAEGRWNNQSIDLNHNFADLNTPLWEAQDDGKVPHIVPNHHLPLPTYYTLPNATVAPETRAVIKWMKRIPFVLSANLHGGELVVSYPFDMTRTPWAARELTPTPDDAVFRWLSTVYAGSNLAMQDTSRRPCHSQDFSVHGNIINGADWHTVPGSMNDFSYLHTNCFEVTVELSCDKFPHENELPQEWENNKDALLTYLEQVRMGIAGVVRDKDTELGIADAVIAVDGINHDVTTAWGGDYWRLLTPGDYMVTASAEGYHSVTRNCRVTFEEGPFPCNFVLTKTPKQRLRELLAAGAKVPPDLRRRLERLRGQKD; from the exons ATGTGGGGGCTCCTGCTCGCCCTGGCCGCCTTCGCGCCGGCCGTCGGCCCGGCTCTGGGGGCGCCCAGGAACTCGGTGCTGGACCTCGCACAGCCCGCGACCACCAAGGTCCCAGGCTCGATCCCGGCCCGGAACAGCAGCCTGGCACAGCTGCCCGCGGAGACGGCTAACG GGACCTCAGAACAGCATGTCCGGATTCGAATCATCAAGAAGAAAAAGGTCATTATGAAGAAGCGGAAGAAGCTAACTCGCCCCACCCCCCTGGTGACTGCCAGGccccttgtgacccccactccagCAGGGACCCTCAACCCCGCTGAGAAACAAGAAACAG GCTGTCCTCCTTTGGGTCTAGAGTCCCTGCGAGTTTCAGATAGCCGGCTTGAGGCATCCAGCAGCCAGTCCTTTGGTCTTGGACCACACCGAGGACGGCTCAACATTCAG TCAGGCCTGGAGGATGGCGATCTATATGATGGAGCCTGGTGTGCTGAGGAGCAGGACACTGATCCGTGGTTTCAGGTGGATGCTGGGCACCCCACCCGCTTCTCGGGTGTTATCACACAGGGCAGGAACTCTGTCTGGAG GTATGACTGGGTCACATCATACAAGGTCCAGTTTAGCAATGACAGTCGGACCTGGTGGGGAAGTAGGAACCACAGCAGTGGGATGGATGCG GTATTTCCTGCCAATTCAGACCCAGAAACTCCAGTGCTGAACCTCCTGCCGGAGCCCCAGGTGGCCCGCTTCATTCGCCTGCTGCCCCAGACCTGGCTCCAGGGAGGCACACCTTGCCTCCGGGCAGAGATCCTGGcctgcccagtctcag ACCCCAATGACCTATTCCTTGAGGCCTCTGCACCGGGATCCTCTGACCCTCTAGACTTTCGGCATCACAATTACAAGGCCATGAGGAAG CTGATGAAGCAGGTCCACGAGCAATGCCCCAACATCACCCGCATCTACAGCATCGGGAAGAGCTACCAGGGCCTGAAGCTGTATGTGATGGAAATGTCGGACCAGCCTGGGGAGCATGAGCTGG GGGAGCCTGAGGTACGCTACGTGGCCGGCATGCATGGGAATGAGGCCCTGGGGCGGGAGCTGCTTCTTTTCCTGATGCAGTTCCTGTGCCATGAGTTCCTGCGAGGGAACCCACGGGTGACCCGGCTGCTCACTGAGATGCGCATTCACCTGCTGCCCTCCATGAACCCTGATGGCTATGAGATTGCCTACCACCGG GGCTCAGAGCTGGTGGGCTGGGCCGAGGGCCGCTGGAACAACCAGAGCATTGACCTTAACCATAATTTTGCTGACCTCAACACACCACTGTGGGAAGCACAGGACGATGGGAAGGTGCCCCACATCGTCCCCAACCATCACCTCCCATTGCCTACTTACTACACCCTGCCCAATGCCACC GTGGCTCCTGAAACACGGGCAGTAATCAAGTGGATGAAGCGGATCCCCTTTGTGCTAAGTGCCAACCTCCACGGCGGGGAGCTCGTGGTGTCCTACCCATTCGACATGACTCGCACCCCGTGGGCTGCCCGCGAACTCACACCCACACCAGATGATGCTGTGTTTCGCTGGCTCAGCACTGTCTATGCTGGCAGTAATCTGGCCATGCAGGACACCAGCCGCCGACCCTGCCACAGCCAGGACTTCTCCGTGCACGGCAACATCATCAACGGGGCTGACTGGCACACAGTCCCCGGGA GCATGAATGACTTCAGCTACCTACACACCAACTGCTTTGAGGTCACTGTGGAGCTGTCCTGTGACAAGTTCCCTCATGAGAATGAACTGCCCCAGGAGTGGGAGAACAACAAAGACGCCCTCCTCACCTACCTGGAGCAG GTGCGCATGGGCATTGCAGGAGTGGTGCGGGACAAGGACACGGAGCTTGGGATTGCTGATGCTGTCATTGCCGTGGATGGGATTAACCATGATGTGACAACGG CGTGGGGCGGGGATTATTGGCGTCTGCTGACCCCAGGGGACTACATGGTGACTGCCAGTGCCGAGGGCTACCATTCAGTGACACGGAACTGTCGGGTCACCTTTGAAGAGGGCCCCTTCCCCTGCAATTTCGTGCTCACCAAGACTCCCAAACAGAGACTGCGCGAGCTGCTGGCAGCTGGGGCCAAGGTGCCCCCAGACCTTCGCAGGCGCCTGGAGCGGCTAAGGGGACAGAAGGATTGA
- the C10H20orf141 gene encoding uncharacterized protein C20orf141 homolog produces MTRLCLPRPEALEDPIPVPPRGLGAGEGLGSPVHPRVSSWGPNWAQLLDSVLGLGALGLTIRAVFSTTGPALLLLLVSFLAFDLLHRPAGRTLPQHKLLTRGQSQGAGEGPGQQEALLLQMGRVSGQLSLQDALLLLLMGLGPLLRACGMPLTLLGLAFCLHPWA; encoded by the exons atGACCCGGCTCTGCTTACCCAGACCCGAAGCCCTTGAGGATCCGATCCCAGTTCCTCCTAGGGGCCTGGGTGCTGGGGAGGGGTTGGGTAGTCCAGTGCATCCACGTGTGTCCTCCTGGGGCCCTAACTGGGCCCAGCTCCTGGACAGTGTCCTAGGGCTGGGGGCACTAGGGCTGACAATCCGGGCAGTCTTTTCCACAACTGGCCCagccctgctgctgcttctggtcAGCTTCCTCGCCTTTGACCTGCTCCATAG gCCCGCAGGTCGCACTCTGCCACAGCACAAACTTCTCACGAGGGGCCAGAGTCAGGGGGCCGGTGAGGGTCCAGGACAGCAGGAGGCTCTACTCTTGCAAATGGGGAGAGTCTCAGGACAACTTAGCCTCCAGGAcgcgctgctgctgctgctcatgGGGCTGGGCCCGCTTCTGAGAGCCTGCGGCATGCCCTTGACCCTGCTTGGCCTGGCTTTCTGTCTCCATCCTTGGGCCTGA
- the TMEM239 gene encoding transmembrane protein 239 isoform X2, translating to MQQPRVETDTIGAGEGPQQAVPWSAWVTRHGWVRWWVSHVPPSWIQWWSTSNWRQPLQRLLWGLEGILYLLLALMLCHALFTTGSYLLSSLWPVVAAVWRHLLPALLLLVLSALPALLFTASFLLLFSTLLSLVGLLTSMTHPGYTQDLDQ from the coding sequence ATGCAGCAGCCGCGAGTGGAGACAGATACCATCGGGGCTGGCGAGGGGCCACAGCAGGCAGTGCCCTGGTCAGCCTGGGTCACAAGGCATGGCTGGGTACGCTGGTGGGTGAGCCACGTGCCCCCGAGCTGGATCCAGTGGTGGAGCACCTCGAACTGGCGGCAACCGCTGCAGCGCCTGCTGTGGGGTCTGGAGGGGATACTCTACCTGCTGCTGGCACTGATGCTGTGCCATGCACTCTTCACCACTGGCTCCTACCTACTGAGCTCCTTGTGGCCCGTCGTGGCCGCCGTGTGGCGCCACCTGCTACCGGCTCTCCTGCTGCTGGTGCTCAGTGCCCTGCCTGCCCTCCTCTTCACGGCCTCCTTCCTGCTGCTCTTCTCCACACTGCTAAGCCTCGTGGGCCTCCTCACCTCCATGACTCACCCAGGCTACACTCAGGATTTGGATCAATAG
- the TMEM239 gene encoding transmembrane protein 239 isoform X1, translating to MRVGTWICLPGRPGCCRKQHDLGNCPEVPGISKALALSPGAPAVMQQPRVETDTIGAGEGPQQAVPWSAWVTRHGWVRWWVSHVPPSWIQWWSTSNWRQPLQRLLWGLEGILYLLLALMLCHALFTTGSYLLSSLWPVVAAVWRHLLPALLLLVLSALPALLFTASFLLLFSTLLSLVGLLTSMTHPGYTQDLDQ from the exons ATGAGAGTGGGGACTTGGATTTGCCTGCCAGGCCGTCCTGGGTGCTGCAGGAAGCAACATGACTTAGGTAACTGCCCAGAG GTCCCAGGCATCTCCAAGGCCCTGGCCCTCTCCCCAGGTGCACCAGCCGTGATGCAGCAGCCGCGAGTGGAGACAGATACCATCGGGGCTGGCGAGGGGCCACAGCAGGCAGTGCCCTGGTCAGCCTGGGTCACAAGGCATGGCTGGGTACGCTGGTGGGTGAGCCACGTGCCCCCGAGCTGGATCCAGTGGTGGAGCACCTCGAACTGGCGGCAACCGCTGCAGCGCCTGCTGTGGGGTCTGGAGGGGATACTCTACCTGCTGCTGGCACTGATGCTGTGCCATGCACTCTTCACCACTGGCTCCTACCTACTGAGCTCCTTGTGGCCCGTCGTGGCCGCCGTGTGGCGCCACCTGCTACCGGCTCTCCTGCTGCTGGTGCTCAGTGCCCTGCCTGCCCTCCTCTTCACGGCCTCCTTCCTGCTGCTCTTCTCCACACTGCTAAGCCTCGTGGGCCTCCTCACCTCCATGACTCACCCAGGCTACACTCAGGATTTGGATCAATAG